The Entomobacter blattae nucleotide sequence TATGCAGCCCTTTCTGGAGTCTCCGTAGATAATGTTTTATTACAGTTCGAGGGTAACGGATTCGGCCCCTTTAAGGAAAAACTTACAGAACTGGTTGTGGCAACCATAGATCCCATAGCCCAGAAGGCCCGCAGCTACCTTAAAGACCCCGATCACATTAAAACTATTCTTCATACGGGTGCTGAGAAAGCAAAGGCCATTGCAGATCCCATTGTTGAAGAAGTCGAAAAAATTGTTGGCTTTATTCGCTAGCATTCCACTTTCTGTTGCCCCCACTCTCTAATACCTATTAGAGATTCTTTTTACCGTGCCTTCTTTTGCGGAACTGGCTTTATCGCCTTTTATGAACCGCACTGTATTTTTTGCGTTCCTGTTTTATCCGATCAACCCTTGATAAAACACCCCATTTCAACCAACCCTAAATAACCTTACTGACCCATGATGAAACAAAGCTTCCACCACCTCATTCTTTTTTCACAGGGAAAATCCCTTCTCCCCTTTACCCAGAAAATTAGTGAATGGATAACCTCTACCTCCATTCAAAACGGACTGCTTACCTTGTGGTGTCGTCATACCTCTGCCTCATTGACCGTGCAGGAAAATGTTGATCCTACCGTTCGGAAAGACATTCTAGCCTTTTTTGACAGAATTGTCCCAGAAGGGAACCACTATGCCCACAGTCTTGAAGGGCTTGATGATATGCCGGCACATTTATGCACCATGCTAACCAATACCCACCTTTCCATTCCTATTGAAAATGGAAAAATGGTTTTAGGAACATGGCAAGGAATTTACCTTTTTGAACATAGGCGCCATAGCCATGAAAGGGAGATTGTTCTCCATCTCATGGGTGAATAATCCCAATAAAAACTAGATTTTCGTTTTATAATCGTGATAATATAAAGGAAATGAATGAGTGACCTTTTTGAAAGGCCCCCATTCAGAGTTGTTACTTTTGGTCATATAAACCCAATACCGTTAATGCGTGAAAATATCCTTTCTTTTTTCTCCATTGGAAAAAAAATAGCCCTGGATTTTTTGCTTCCTCCAGTGTGTTTAAGCTGTTTTGCCCCCACTGGGCAGGCTAAGCTTTTATGCACCCAATGTTTTGCCCAACTCAGCTTTATCAGCGAGCCTTTCTGCCCATTATGTGCTCTTCCCCTGCCCTTCTCCCTTGACCCTCCCCCAACAACTCTTCTGAAGACAGAAACTCCATCCAACCCCGCCTCTCCCTGCCCCTCTTGTGAACAGGCTCCTCCGCCTTGGGCACAGGCACGAGCAGCCCTTTTATACGATGAGGCCGCAAAAAAGATTATTCTCCCCCTGAAATACGCCGATAGAACAGAACTCGCCCCATTCCTTGCAAATATTCTTGCTATGGTAGGCAAAGACATGTTGAGCCAATATCATGCCCTTGTTCCTGTTCCCCTTCACAAGACACGGCTAAGACAACGCTACTATAATCAAGCCGCTCTTATTGGCCATTCCCTCTCCAAAGTCACAGGGCTTCCTCTTATCGTGGATGGTTTGATAAGAAACAAAAAAACCCCCTCGCTGGAGGGCTTAAATCGACAAGAGCGCACAATCATAATGACCGATGCGATTCACATAAACCCGCAACGCCAGGCAGCCCTCCTCAATAAAAAAATTATCCTGATTGATGATATTATGACGACAGGAGCGACCCTAACAGCCTGTTGTCAAGCGCTTGCTCCCCTTACGGAATATAAACCTGCAATTCTTGTAATGGCCAGAACTCCCCCACCAGATATTGCCAGACCCTATAAAGAAAGCCTAACATAGCCATTGCACGATAATATGATGGCATAAAGCTATTTTTTATTATTCTTAACCATCTTATAGTGAGTCAAAATAAGATTATATTCAGCCAATAAGGATTAGTATGCCTAAAATAGAAATATACACACAACCTTTTTGCCCCTATTGCAAACAAGCCTTGGAACTTTTTAAGCAAAAGGGCGTG carries:
- a CDS encoding ComF family protein, with protein sequence MSDLFERPPFRVVTFGHINPIPLMRENILSFFSIGKKIALDFLLPPVCLSCFAPTGQAKLLCTQCFAQLSFISEPFCPLCALPLPFSLDPPPTTLLKTETPSNPASPCPSCEQAPPPWAQARAALLYDEAAKKIILPLKYADRTELAPFLANILAMVGKDMLSQYHALVPVPLHKTRLRQRYYNQAALIGHSLSKVTGLPLIVDGLIRNKKTPSLEGLNRQERTIIMTDAIHINPQRQAALLNKKIILIDDIMTTGATLTACCQALAPLTEYKPAILVMARTPPPDIARPYKESLT
- a CDS encoding secondary thiamine-phosphate synthase enzyme YjbQ; the encoded protein is MKQSFHHLILFSQGKSLLPFTQKISEWITSTSIQNGLLTLWCRHTSASLTVQENVDPTVRKDILAFFDRIVPEGNHYAHSLEGLDDMPAHLCTMLTNTHLSIPIENGKMVLGTWQGIYLFEHRRHSHEREIVLHLMGE